From a region of the Chondrinema litorale genome:
- a CDS encoding YciI family protein: MKKFLLLLHEDVEKMSSLSPKEMESLLNAHMAWAGKLAESGHLISGDGLNENGVSISGKDCIIKDGPYLESKEMIGGYYLLQAADQETVVELAKECPCHLWGGTTEIRPIMEMEDYE, translated from the coding sequence ATGAAAAAATTTTTATTACTCTTACACGAAGACGTAGAAAAGATGAGCAGTCTTTCACCTAAAGAAATGGAAAGTTTGTTAAATGCGCATATGGCTTGGGCTGGCAAATTAGCCGAGTCTGGACATTTAATTTCAGGAGATGGCTTAAACGAAAATGGAGTTTCAATAAGCGGTAAAGACTGCATTATTAAAGACGGCCCTTACCTAGAATCTAAAGAAATGATTGGCGGCTATTACCTTTTACAAGCTGCAGACCAAGAAACTGTTGTAGAACTTGCTAAAGAATGTCCTTGCCACCTATGGGGAGGAACTACCGAAATTAGACCAATTATGGAGATGGAAGATTATGAGTAA
- a CDS encoding PadR family transcriptional regulator has product MSKYSIGEFEEIVLLTVAVLYENAYGITIKKEIEDRLDRKVSVGAMRTALKRLEKKGFLESEFGEATAIRGGKRKRYFKVTVYGKRALDYVMSTRKQLWDAIPPMAFEFK; this is encoded by the coding sequence ATGTCGAAATATTCTATTGGCGAGTTCGAAGAAATTGTATTGCTTACAGTAGCTGTATTGTATGAAAATGCGTACGGAATCACGATTAAAAAGGAAATAGAAGACAGGTTAGATAGAAAAGTGAGTGTAGGTGCCATGCGTACTGCGCTTAAAAGATTAGAGAAAAAAGGTTTTTTGGAATCTGAGTTTGGCGAAGCTACAGCTATTCGTGGTGGTAAAAGAAAGAGATATTTCAAAGTGACAGTTTATGGAAAGAGAGCGCTGGATTATGTGATGTCGACCAGAAAACAACTTTGGGATGCAATTCCTCCAATGGCCTTTGAATTTAAATAA
- a CDS encoding helix-turn-helix domain-containing protein, producing the protein MEPNKAVAIMEGMVSRTLKSIYFLWPFSIISSIVLIIICYFASIEDLEIFPKTQDYNYDYYTDLENGGSSQVINHIVSDSLLTLDFKLEEGFESPYAGMIITASNKKYIDAEKYNEIQLNISGKNIDRVGVAFYTPPLSYVKYNSQDETLHHSYLNISSSPKTYSIPFTDFEHPEWWEDRHHIPEGLEEAPSFNNIIHLNINTAFTPSIDKVKAIEIRSITFTRNNQVLFLKLIAAYIITITLFFCILLWLNARKKDDSTIAISYKPIEISEEVNGEEKCIEFINQNFQNSELSLDLVAKETGIAQRRITNYINGKYNCTFKSYINKIRISEAKRLLNESKLNIGEIAYKVGFNNQSHFNRVFKSEMEINPTEYRINHH; encoded by the coding sequence TTGGAGCCAAACAAAGCTGTAGCAATTATGGAGGGAATGGTTTCTAGGACTTTAAAATCTATATATTTTCTTTGGCCATTTAGCATTATATCTTCCATTGTACTAATTATTATTTGCTATTTTGCTAGTATAGAAGACCTAGAAATATTTCCCAAAACTCAAGATTATAACTACGATTATTATACGGACTTAGAAAATGGTGGAAGCTCACAGGTTATAAATCACATTGTTTCAGATTCGCTCTTAACATTAGATTTCAAATTAGAAGAAGGGTTTGAAAGTCCCTATGCGGGAATGATCATTACTGCATCAAATAAGAAATATATTGATGCTGAAAAGTATAATGAAATTCAATTAAATATATCTGGCAAAAATATAGATCGGGTTGGGGTAGCTTTTTACACACCACCATTGAGCTATGTAAAGTATAATAGTCAAGATGAAACCTTGCATCATTCTTATTTGAATATTTCTAGCTCACCCAAAACATATAGCATTCCTTTTACAGATTTCGAACATCCAGAATGGTGGGAAGATAGGCACCACATTCCAGAAGGTTTAGAAGAAGCGCCAAGCTTTAACAACATCATTCATCTAAACATCAACACCGCATTTACGCCGAGCATCGATAAAGTGAAAGCAATCGAGATTCGTTCAATTACTTTTACTAGAAATAATCAGGTACTTTTTTTAAAGCTCATTGCTGCTTATATCATTACTATAACATTGTTTTTTTGTATTTTACTTTGGCTAAATGCTAGAAAAAAAGACGACTCAACAATAGCAATTTCTTATAAACCTATTGAAATTAGCGAAGAAGTAAATGGTGAAGAAAAATGCATAGAATTTATCAATCAAAACTTTCAAAATAGTGAGCTAAGTTTAGACCTGGTTGCCAAAGAAACAGGGATAGCACAAAGAAGAATTACCAACTACATCAACGGAAAATACAATTGCACTTTCAAGAGCTACATCAATAAAATCCGGATTAGTGAAGCCAAGCGATTACTAAATGAGTCTAAGTTAAATATTGGTGAAATTGCTTATAAGGTTGGCTTTAATAATCAAAGCCATTTTAATCGAGTCTTTAAAAGTGAGATGGAGATAAACCCCACAGAATATCGCATAAACCACCATTGA
- a CDS encoding sensor histidine kinase: MKYILAFFVVCFSFEMVLAQHPITINMAEKDGLPDVEFYDIIRDQKDLFWLAANSGLYRYNGTDFLKVDCKQQKGLSVFNLTEDCANRIWCVNLYGQIMYGQNDSLHIFKDLHQVLKGNLASIFIENNDLIVVWEEGILIFDIKTAAQKFYKKVFKIATQKIQGKIYIFTSNGIVYSLADNHQLVQFYQFDNQEDVKVAAIFFEYKDKVYLSYRENYQRTFIDLTTNTQLNTSEFKELYNLRIIRVKELDNKLWFATNKGVFVYSINKDESWQLSAQYFSDEIVSDIFKDIDENYWFTTLNNGIYVMPNILIGKYKDILLKESVSSLEAVSKNLVAIGTTEGIVYLLNTQTEKVTTIQLPHLKTVNNLFYNEAKEELYISTNSRLSYSYDLKKGKLKSEGNKFGVTKGLAITETDIVYLTYNRAQVYLNTFTNHQKIKPLERKRAYSVLSDLNKNTVYIGYIDELVKYDSLWKPTTLTLKGENIQVSHLAQTENGVIWANINHVGIAAIVGDSILVKYKLDNGLIDNNLSFIKAVGNKLWCSYKGYLQCINTETDKITTITKQDGLENLITGLTISDSLLIFSSRRELYALPIYNELLFKKRKVPEVYFTQILIGNQNENIKDKYILPYEKNSVAFHFQANSFEAAKHLKFKYKLRGFDTQWRTTDHGISSVEYNSLPAGNFTFEIKTTTANNEYTSTGKKIELVIQLPFWEEWWFITLCLSLVFGALIFYYQKKMKSREEKQNQIFDKLVQEKKFTTLKLENLRSQMNPHFIFNALNSIQEYIINNQKNLASSYLVKFSRLIRIYLQHSQVNDVTLSAEIEALSLYLELEKIRFEEELKYHLEIAEGVNTKRIKVPSIFIQPYVENAIKHGLLHKKNNRKLEIKFELSECKTKLLCRIEDNGVGREAAQRISARNSFHTSFATKANEERIDLYNLNRSNKISVEINDIKENNIALGTVVSISIPVKKH, translated from the coding sequence ATGAAATATATTTTGGCGTTTTTTGTGGTTTGCTTTTCTTTTGAAATGGTGTTGGCTCAGCACCCTATAACCATTAACATGGCTGAAAAAGATGGACTACCAGATGTTGAATTTTACGACATTATAAGAGATCAAAAAGACTTATTTTGGCTGGCTGCAAACAGTGGATTATACCGATACAACGGAACTGATTTTCTAAAGGTAGATTGTAAACAACAAAAAGGCTTATCTGTTTTTAACCTCACAGAAGATTGTGCGAATCGTATTTGGTGTGTCAATCTGTATGGACAGATTATGTATGGACAAAACGATTCGCTTCATATTTTTAAAGATTTACATCAAGTATTAAAAGGTAATCTGGCAAGCATATTTATAGAAAACAATGATTTGATAGTAGTTTGGGAAGAAGGAATTTTAATATTCGATATTAAAACTGCTGCACAAAAATTCTATAAAAAAGTCTTTAAAATTGCTACACAAAAAATACAAGGTAAAATATATATTTTCACCTCAAACGGTATAGTATATTCACTAGCTGATAATCACCAACTAGTTCAGTTTTACCAATTTGATAATCAAGAAGATGTTAAAGTAGCTGCCATTTTTTTTGAATATAAAGACAAAGTATACCTTTCTTATCGAGAAAATTATCAAAGAACATTCATCGATTTAACAACCAACACCCAACTAAATACAAGTGAGTTTAAAGAGCTTTATAATTTAAGAATAATACGTGTAAAAGAACTTGATAACAAGCTCTGGTTTGCAACTAATAAAGGAGTTTTTGTTTATAGTATTAATAAAGATGAGAGTTGGCAACTCTCAGCACAGTATTTTTCTGATGAAATAGTAAGCGATATATTTAAGGATATTGACGAAAACTATTGGTTTACTACTTTAAACAATGGCATTTATGTAATGCCAAACATACTAATTGGCAAGTACAAAGATATTTTGCTTAAAGAGAGTGTTTCTTCACTTGAAGCAGTAAGTAAAAACTTAGTAGCGATAGGTACCACAGAAGGCATTGTATATTTGTTAAACACACAGACAGAAAAAGTAACTACAATACAACTGCCCCATCTAAAAACAGTAAATAATTTGTTTTACAATGAGGCAAAAGAAGAATTATACATTAGTACCAATAGCCGGCTAAGTTATAGTTACGATTTAAAAAAAGGCAAACTAAAAAGCGAAGGAAACAAATTTGGAGTAACAAAGGGATTGGCCATTACGGAAACCGATATTGTATATCTCACTTATAACAGAGCACAAGTTTATTTAAATACATTTACTAATCACCAAAAAATTAAACCTCTTGAGAGAAAAAGAGCTTATTCCGTTTTGAGTGATCTTAATAAAAATACTGTTTATATAGGCTATATAGATGAATTGGTAAAATACGATAGTCTTTGGAAACCAACTACACTTACACTTAAAGGAGAAAATATACAGGTTAGCCATTTAGCACAAACCGAAAATGGTGTAATTTGGGCAAACATAAATCATGTAGGTATTGCCGCAATTGTTGGAGATAGTATTCTAGTAAAATATAAGCTCGACAATGGATTGATTGACAATAACTTAAGTTTCATAAAAGCAGTAGGAAATAAGCTCTGGTGTAGCTATAAAGGTTACTTACAATGTATAAATACAGAAACTGATAAAATAACTACCATTACAAAACAAGATGGACTTGAGAATCTAATTACTGGTTTAACCATTTCTGATAGTTTACTCATTTTTAGCTCTAGAAGAGAATTATATGCGTTGCCGATTTATAACGAGCTATTATTTAAGAAAAGAAAAGTACCAGAAGTGTATTTTACACAAATACTTATAGGTAACCAAAATGAAAACATTAAGGATAAATACATATTACCTTACGAAAAAAACTCGGTAGCTTTTCATTTTCAGGCAAATAGTTTTGAAGCAGCCAAGCACTTAAAGTTTAAATACAAATTACGTGGATTCGATACGCAATGGAGAACCACAGATCATGGTATTTCATCAGTGGAGTATAACAGTTTACCTGCCGGAAATTTCACTTTTGAGATTAAAACTACTACTGCCAATAATGAATATACAAGCACAGGTAAAAAAATAGAATTAGTTATTCAGCTTCCTTTTTGGGAAGAATGGTGGTTTATAACATTGTGCTTATCATTAGTTTTTGGTGCTTTGATTTTTTATTATCAGAAAAAAATGAAAAGCCGAGAAGAAAAACAAAATCAAATTTTTGATAAACTTGTACAAGAGAAAAAATTCACCACACTGAAACTAGAAAATCTTCGCTCTCAAATGAATCCGCATTTCATTTTTAATGCGCTCAATTCAATTCAGGAGTATATCATCAACAATCAAAAGAATCTTGCCAGCTCTTATTTAGTGAAATTTTCTAGACTAATAAGAATTTATTTACAACACAGCCAAGTAAACGATGTAACACTTTCGGCAGAGATAGAAGCACTTTCTTTATATCTCGAATTAGAAAAAATTCGTTTTGAAGAAGAGTTGAAATACCATCTTGAAATTGCTGAAGGGGTAAACACCAAACGAATAAAAGTGCCTTCCATTTTTATACAACCTTATGTAGAAAATGCCATTAAACACGGTTTGTTACACAAGAAAAACAATAGGAAATTAGAAATTAAATTTGAGCTAAGCGAATGTAAAACCAAACTTTTATGCCGAATAGAAGACAATGGCGTAGGCCGAGAAGCTGCGCAAAGAATTAGTGCCCGAAACAGTTTTCATACTTCTTTTGCCACCAAAGCAAACGAAGAAAGAATTGATTTGTATAATTTAAATCGCTCAAATAAAATTAGTGTCGAAATTAATGATATTAAAGAAAATAACATTGCTTTAGGCACTGTAGTAAGCATTAGCATTCCAGTAAAAAAACACTAG
- a CDS encoding ABC transporter permease, translating to MQDQQQKINPPKLALKFLRWFCSSDLIEDVEGDLLELFDERSNTSHAYAKRRFILDVILLFRPGIIKNISYYSTSATMFQNHLITALRHIFRYKGYTTINLLGLVVGLASSILILTWVRDELKMDTLHEKEVYKVWRNMYQSNGEIQTTEAIPQPLVEVLNNEYPQIDKMSTLSAQTEILFRNGEETSFESGVYASADFFNIFNFDIIAGNSKNPLDDMYSLVLSKSMAERYFGNVKSAIGKTLMVNEQKQEFVVTAVVEDKNTNSAIKFDWMIPVEEYISRNDWIESWDNGGFYIYFSLKDGADINEVNARIEQEINKHTNTEVDERLITQSIKDTYLYSEFKNGVPVSGRIRYIKILSGIAIFLLVMACINFMNLATARSSRRAKEVGVRKVLGAQKELISQQFFVESFLLTFISVGLALVIVSLVLPYFNQLTNKDLSLSLTDPEVLLSLAGITFIVGFLSGSYPAILLPTFGITDSLKGMIRGSKFNQTLRNTLVVFQFAMAIMLIIGTFVVMSQIDYILNKNLGLKKDNLLYFNMSEDYTGKEDAYRNKLMKFPQIKDVTFTSGNPVSYGRSTSSASWEGKSPDDMLEINVMITDAHFFSAMGTEMKEGRGFVEGRQTDKSTFVINEVAAKLIGYENPLDQKLSVWGMDGTIIGVVKDFHMNSLYEPIKPLIIANIPEYTNTAFIRIEGDLQEALYQIEKTSKEISPSYPFRYKFLDQEYAESYRNEIIVSTMIRIFAFIAIFISCLGLFGLSSYSADQRSKEIGIRKINGANTWGIVYLLSKNYSKLIIIAFVLASPIAYYLSEQWLENFTFHVSLNIFIFIIAGMIAFLIGALTVSIKSYQAATVNPIKTLKSE from the coding sequence ATGCAAGATCAGCAACAGAAGATAAATCCGCCAAAACTGGCGCTCAAATTTCTCAGATGGTTTTGCTCTTCCGATTTAATTGAAGATGTAGAAGGTGATCTGCTCGAACTTTTTGACGAGCGCAGCAATACAAGCCATGCTTATGCTAAAAGAAGATTCATTCTTGATGTGATCCTGCTTTTTAGACCCGGAATCATAAAAAATATTTCATATTACTCAACTAGTGCCACCATGTTTCAAAACCATCTAATTACTGCATTACGCCATATTTTCAGGTATAAAGGCTACACCACCATTAACCTACTCGGCTTGGTGGTTGGTTTAGCTTCGAGCATTCTTATTTTAACCTGGGTTCGAGATGAACTAAAAATGGATACACTCCATGAAAAAGAGGTTTACAAAGTTTGGCGAAACATGTATCAGAGCAATGGTGAGATACAAACTACAGAAGCCATACCGCAGCCTTTGGTAGAAGTGCTTAACAATGAGTATCCGCAGATTGATAAGATGAGCACTCTAAGTGCACAAACAGAAATACTTTTCCGCAATGGAGAGGAAACTAGCTTCGAATCTGGTGTTTATGCCTCTGCCGATTTTTTCAATATTTTCAACTTTGATATAATAGCTGGCAATAGTAAAAACCCACTAGATGACATGTATTCGCTGGTACTTTCTAAAAGTATGGCAGAGCGTTACTTTGGTAATGTTAAAAGTGCTATAGGCAAAACCTTAATGGTGAATGAGCAAAAGCAGGAATTTGTGGTAACTGCTGTAGTTGAAGATAAGAATACAAACAGTGCTATTAAGTTCGATTGGATGATTCCAGTTGAAGAATATATCTCAAGAAACGACTGGATAGAAAGCTGGGACAACGGTGGTTTTTACATCTACTTTAGTTTGAAAGATGGCGCTGATATTAATGAAGTAAATGCGAGAATTGAGCAAGAAATAAATAAACACACGAATACCGAAGTTGATGAACGATTGATCACTCAATCTATAAAAGATACTTACCTCTACTCAGAGTTTAAAAATGGTGTGCCTGTAAGCGGGCGTATTAGATACATCAAAATACTTTCTGGTATTGCTATTTTCCTTCTTGTAATGGCTTGTATCAACTTTATGAATCTTGCCACTGCCAGATCTAGCAGAAGAGCCAAAGAAGTTGGCGTGAGAAAAGTTTTAGGAGCACAAAAAGAATTGATTAGCCAACAGTTTTTTGTTGAATCATTCTTACTCACTTTTATCTCTGTGGGCTTGGCTTTGGTGATTGTTAGTTTAGTCCTTCCCTATTTTAATCAACTCACCAACAAAGATCTAAGCCTTTCTCTTACTGATCCAGAAGTTTTACTTTCTCTTGCAGGAATCACTTTTATAGTTGGTTTTCTTTCTGGTAGTTACCCAGCGATTTTGCTACCCACTTTCGGAATTACAGATTCTTTAAAAGGAATGATAAGAGGTTCTAAGTTTAATCAAACACTTAGAAACACCTTGGTAGTTTTCCAATTTGCGATGGCAATTATGCTTATTATCGGCACCTTCGTAGTTATGTCTCAGATCGATTACATCCTCAATAAAAACTTAGGGCTCAAAAAAGACAACTTGCTCTACTTTAACATGTCTGAAGATTATACAGGTAAAGAAGATGCTTATAGAAATAAGTTAATGAAATTCCCGCAGATTAAAGATGTTACTTTCACTTCGGGCAACCCTGTTTCTTATGGCAGATCTACGAGTTCGGCAAGTTGGGAAGGAAAAAGTCCTGATGATATGTTAGAGATCAATGTGATGATTACAGATGCTCACTTTTTCAGTGCGATGGGTACAGAAATGAAAGAAGGAAGAGGCTTTGTAGAAGGCAGACAAACTGATAAAAGTACATTTGTGATTAATGAAGTTGCAGCTAAATTAATTGGTTATGAAAATCCATTAGACCAAAAGCTATCTGTTTGGGGAATGGACGGAACAATTATAGGTGTGGTAAAAGACTTCCATATGAATAGCCTGTACGAGCCTATTAAGCCTCTCATTATTGCCAATATTCCTGAATATACCAACACAGCTTTTATTAGAATTGAGGGTGATTTGCAAGAAGCACTTTACCAAATAGAAAAGACCAGCAAAGAGATAAGCCCTTCTTATCCTTTCAGATATAAATTTTTAGATCAAGAATATGCAGAGTCTTATAGAAACGAAATCATTGTAAGCACGATGATTCGCATATTTGCTTTTATTGCCATCTTCATTTCATGCTTGGGCTTGTTTGGGCTTTCTTCTTACTCTGCCGATCAGCGATCTAAAGAAATTGGAATTAGAAAAATTAATGGAGCCAATACTTGGGGCATTGTTTATCTTCTTTCAAAAAACTATTCAAAACTGATTATAATTGCTTTTGTATTAGCTAGTCCGATAGCTTATTACCTTTCGGAGCAATGGTTAGAAAACTTCACATTTCATGTTAGTCTCAATATTTTCATTTTTATAATAGCAGGAATGATCGCCTTTCTAATTGGTGCCCTTACTGTAAGCATCAAATCTTACCAAGCAGCTACAGTAAATCCAATTAAGACATTGAAAAGTGAGTGA
- a CDS encoding DUF6596 domain-containing protein yields the protein MSNHSHQIIESSYRAYYGKLFSALLNQFGVSYVNEIEDAIQNSFLKSLKSWKPNHLPDNRENWLYIVAKNDLVNQIKRSSKSSSATINLEIQDNAKTDDLRLQTILLFSSSKKISTQTKVIFILKNIFGLNVREIAESTLLNQDAIYKSIKRAKKTLQTEFVDTQIDSINAGHNEIIIVEEILYAVFNIGFDSFNEKVKSMVNEDLCLEALSLAKLLSEKCATDSTKNLMALFCFHIARLPAKIDNGKLIPFIKQEKTKWNKELFNLGFHFLQKPDQLDKFYLEALIISKYMGTNTYDAAHWEEIIKLYELLVKCYNSPIVKLNLCYALHKAHKTNEALSLLEDLKHELPDNHIYLSLVKADILKETNTEEAEKILLSVLNNMNQSIRKEYILENGFIKL from the coding sequence ATGAGTAATCATTCACATCAGATAATTGAATCTAGCTATCGTGCTTACTATGGCAAACTATTCTCCGCACTGTTAAATCAGTTCGGAGTTAGTTATGTCAATGAGATTGAAGATGCCATTCAAAACTCATTTTTAAAATCGCTCAAAAGCTGGAAGCCAAACCATTTGCCTGACAACAGGGAAAATTGGCTTTATATAGTTGCTAAAAATGATCTGGTAAACCAAATTAAGCGAAGCAGTAAGTCGAGTTCGGCAACAATAAATTTAGAAATACAAGACAATGCAAAAACTGATGATTTAAGACTGCAAACCATTTTGCTCTTTTCTTCTTCCAAGAAGATTTCTACGCAGACAAAAGTAATTTTTATACTGAAAAACATCTTTGGTTTAAATGTTCGAGAAATTGCCGAAAGCACTTTGCTCAACCAAGATGCCATTTACAAAAGTATTAAACGAGCAAAAAAGACCCTCCAAACTGAATTTGTAGATACTCAAATTGACTCGATTAATGCTGGCCACAATGAAATTATAATTGTAGAAGAAATTCTCTATGCAGTTTTTAATATCGGTTTCGACTCTTTTAATGAAAAAGTAAAATCGATGGTGAATGAAGATTTGTGCCTAGAGGCATTATCTCTCGCTAAGCTACTTTCAGAAAAATGCGCAACTGATTCCACAAAAAACTTAATGGCGCTGTTCTGCTTTCACATTGCCAGATTGCCTGCTAAAATTGATAATGGAAAACTCATTCCTTTTATCAAACAAGAAAAAACCAAGTGGAATAAAGAGTTATTCAATTTAGGATTTCACTTTTTACAAAAACCAGATCAGCTAGATAAATTCTATCTAGAAGCATTAATTATTAGTAAATACATGGGCACCAACACTTATGATGCTGCTCACTGGGAAGAAATAATAAAACTGTATGAATTACTGGTGAAATGCTACAACTCTCCCATTGTAAAGTTGAATCTCTGCTATGCGTTACACAAAGCTCATAAAACAAATGAAGCATTGTCACTTTTAGAAGACTTAAAACATGAACTTCCAGATAATCACATCTATCTGTCTTTGGTGAAAGCAGATATTTTAAAAGAAACAAATACAGAAGAAGCAGAAAAAATCTTGCTTTCTGTACTCAACAACATGAACCAAAGCATACGCAAAGAATACATCTTAGAAAATGGCTTTATAAAGCTGTAA
- a CDS encoding LytR/AlgR family response regulator transcription factor, with the protein MKSIIIDDEKKARSLLITMIKENCNSINTILEASDLKEGVEKIKQEKPDIVFLDIEMPELFGLQILDFFDTPVEFQIIFTTAYNEYAIEAFKLSAIDYLLKPIDIDELTKAVRKAEEALRKQELDNRLVSLQKNIRQLSVNKIALEVPRGFLFVNHDDILLLEADGMYTKVYLKTGESKLISKPLKYFADQLENKSLFFKCHRSFVVNLKYIKELTNNDAGFIVMENKKIVPISKSRKQEFIKVIQDVFW; encoded by the coding sequence ATGAAATCGATAATTATAGACGACGAAAAAAAAGCCAGAAGCCTCTTAATTACAATGATTAAAGAAAATTGTAATTCTATTAATACCATTTTAGAAGCTTCTGATTTAAAAGAAGGCGTAGAAAAAATTAAACAAGAAAAACCCGATATAGTATTTTTAGATATTGAAATGCCCGAATTGTTTGGCTTACAAATTCTAGATTTCTTCGATACACCGGTCGAGTTTCAAATCATTTTTACTACCGCTTATAATGAATATGCTATAGAAGCATTTAAGCTTTCTGCCATAGATTATCTGTTAAAACCAATTGATATTGATGAACTTACAAAAGCAGTCCGCAAAGCAGAAGAAGCACTTAGAAAACAAGAGCTAGATAATAGATTGGTAAGCTTACAAAAAAACATCAGACAGTTATCTGTAAATAAAATTGCCTTAGAAGTACCTCGGGGATTTTTATTTGTAAACCACGACGACATTCTCCTATTAGAAGCCGATGGTATGTATACAAAAGTGTATTTAAAAACAGGTGAAAGTAAATTAATTAGCAAACCGCTCAAGTACTTTGCAGATCAGCTAGAAAATAAATCGCTGTTTTTTAAATGCCATAGATCGTTTGTGGTAAACCTCAAATACATTAAAGAACTCACTAATAATGATGCGGGCTTTATTGTAATGGAAAATAAAAAGATAGTCCCGATTTCTAAATCTCGTAAGCAAGAGTTTATTAAAGTAATACAGGATGTATTTTGGTAG
- a CDS encoding helix-turn-helix domain-containing protein, translated as MENKNTRSVSEFNTELKLKGFNIFQIEKDGNATKVYSRKDFYKICLTTGKSIIHYADRSFEANDTILFFGNPHIPYSWETVSSTYVGYTCLFSEDFLAPSDRSESLQQSPLFKIGGTPILKITVEQREFLNSIFRKMIEEQQSDYSYKDDLIRNYIHLIIHEALKLQPSENFDQHKNASSRLTSVFLELLERQFPIESPEAPLKLRTAQDYASNLSVHVNYLNRAVKEVTGKSTTTHITERIASEAKSLLQHTNWNIAEIAFALGFEYPTYFNNFFKKITGETPKSIRTQAA; from the coding sequence ATGGAAAATAAGAATACGCGTTCGGTTTCAGAGTTTAATACTGAGCTTAAACTCAAAGGGTTCAATATATTTCAAATTGAAAAAGATGGTAATGCTACTAAAGTTTACAGCAGAAAAGATTTCTATAAAATCTGCTTAACCACAGGTAAAAGTATTATCCATTATGCCGATCGAAGTTTCGAAGCAAATGATACAATCTTATTTTTTGGTAATCCGCATATTCCTTATTCTTGGGAAACCGTTTCGAGTACATATGTTGGTTATACTTGCCTTTTTTCAGAAGACTTTTTAGCACCTTCAGATCGCTCTGAAAGTTTACAACAATCACCATTGTTTAAGATTGGAGGTACGCCAATTTTAAAAATAACTGTTGAGCAAAGAGAGTTTCTGAATAGCATTTTTCGCAAAATGATCGAAGAGCAGCAATCAGATTATTCTTATAAAGATGATTTAATTAGAAATTATATTCATTTAATTATACACGAAGCATTAAAGCTACAACCTTCAGAAAATTTCGATCAGCACAAAAATGCTTCTTCTCGTTTAACTTCTGTTTTTCTTGAATTATTAGAGCGTCAGTTTCCAATTGAAAGTCCAGAAGCTCCACTTAAACTCAGAACAGCACAAGATTATGCCAGTAATCTTTCTGTTCATGTAAACTACCTAAATCGCGCTGTAAAAGAGGTTACAGGTAAGTCTACAACAACCCATATTACAGAAAGAATTGCAAGTGAGGCAAAATCTCTGCTCCAACATACAAATTGGAATATTGCAGAAATTGCCTTTGCACTCGGTTTTGAATATCCTACATACTTTAATAACTTCTTTAAAAAGATTACAGGTGAAACTCCAAAGTCGATAAGAACACAAGCAGCTTAA